The following nucleotide sequence is from Portunus trituberculatus isolate SZX2019 chromosome 6, ASM1759143v1, whole genome shotgun sequence.
ttattattattctctactATTAATataacttctcttctttttcttcctcctccacctcctcttcttcatcttcctcctcctcctcctcctcctcctcctcctcctcctcctcctcctcctcctctcctctcctcctcttctggtcAATAAACACCAAAATTAATTGAATGAACGTTtattacaaaagaaaacgacatataaatagatagatagatagatagatagatagatagatagacaggctgAGAAAATCTTAAGGTCATGAAGGAAAAATCTGGATATTACCACAAAAATCTGAAGAACTCCTATGAAAAAATCAGGAGAATTTCCAAAAAGTGGTGCAGAAAATCAGGAGAAATAATATACAGTTCATGGAATTCTACAGATTAATCTACGGAAATTTGAGGCATGTTACAAAAATCTGGATGTGTCAATAGTTGCCTGGTCAttgtcttagtagtagtagtagtagtagtagtagtggtggtggtggtggtggtcgtagtagtagtattagtagtagtggtggtggtggtggtggtggtagtattattatatagtagtagtagtagtagtagtagtagtagtattctgtCTTCGTAATGGTCTAGTaatctaatagtagtagtcgtcgtcgctgtagtagtagtaatagtaatagtagtagtagtagtagtagtagtagtagtagtagtagtagtagtagtagtagtagtagtagtagtagtagtagtcataagtTATATCAAGTCGTAACTCGTCATGGTAACTAActgtggtcgtagtagtagtagtagtagtagtagtagtagtagtagtagtagtagtagtagtagtagtagtatcagtaatagtaacaatacaatagaaacttacacaaaaacaaaaaaaaacaacaacaacaacaacaaagacaagaacaaaacaattatcaaataacaataaattacaataaatagagagagagagagagagagagagagagagagagagagagagagagcattaaacaGGCATGACCTTTGACACAATATTGGCGACGGAGATGGGGCATTCTGGGTAGAGGGCTGCGCAGGACCCGTGGTGGCGCCCATAATAGTAGGCAAGGGCGTACTCATCCTCCGGCACCTCCTCCACGCCCTCTATGTCATTGTGGGAGGCGCCCATAGCTCtgtagggggaggaggggcggaAGACGGGAGCAGGTGGCAGGGTAGGGGgacgaggagagaggggaaggaaggagggggaggtggcaaggaagaggaaagaggggaaggagagaggaggtaggaggtggcagggaggggcaggggggagaggggtaagagggaggggggaagaggaaagggttaagttaggtttagtttatttttttttttacttaatttagttttgtttaattGAGTTtagtagaaaaatagatacacacacacacacacacacacacacacacacacaccaccaccaccaccaccatcttcccctccctcctcctcctcctcctcctcctcctcctcctcctcctccttctccaaatcCTCcacttatcatcatcaccatccacctaccaccaccaccaccaccaccaccaccaccaccaccaccaccaccaccaccaccgccttacCTGAGCACCAAGTTGACCACCTCCCCCAGCAGGCCGTGGTCGAAGGGCAGCTCGGCAACCTCGCAGATCGCCTTCAGCGTGCAGACGTGGCCGTCAAAGCCCCACCTGCAACACACGCCCTCCGTCAGcaccgtcagagagagagagagagagagagagagagagagagagagagagagagagagagagaatttatcacaaacacaccaaaacactctaaaacaccacaaaacacacaaaatacccccaaacactccaaaacactcaaaaatacctccaaacacctcaaaatgctccaaaacaccaaaacaccagcaaaacaccacaaaacaccccaaaacacctcaaaacaccacaaaacaccacaacacaccacaaaacaccacaaaacaccacaaacaccacaaacaccccacaccacaacacaaaacactcaaaacaccacaaacaccacaaaacaccaaaacaccacaaaacacaccaaaacaccacaaacaccacaaaacaccccaaaacaccccaaaacacacacaaaacaccacaaaacaccacaaaacaccacaaaacaccacaaaacaccacaaaacacccaaaacaccacaaaacaccacaaaacaccacaaaacaccacaaaacaccacaaaacaccactaaacaccaacACCCatcaaaaaacatctccaaaacatcaccaaacaccacaaaacaccacaaaacaccattaaacaccaccaaacacactggatCCCTTTACTCACCCCTTCAGAAAGTCCTCAACGCGGGAGAAAAGGTCAAGTCGCTGCGGGCCGGGTTCCAGAGAGCGCCCAGTGTAGTAGTGAACGTGGGAGGAGTTAGGAAGGTTGAATACTAAATCGTTCTCCACCACTATGGTCCCGGAGTCACTTAATCCCTCCGTCGGCACCGTCAGTACTATCTCCAGCTGTTTGGTgggggggagtgaggggaaggaggaaagaggggaaagagggaggtgaattgttgtttattttttattttgtgttttttcatttatttagttttgtttttatctatttttcggtttttttttctatttataataaACTAacattattttcgtttttttttttttattaaattacGCTCCCGTTACTGATAGATTGTGTTGCGTTACTAATAGATTACGTGGGAGGtggtggcgcagtggataaggtggtgagagtgggatcgggcagacgtccacgcgtaggttcgaatcccaccacgtacagccttaaacactttgccatttgtggagtggtttaaagttagctacatgtcaccaggatgcCCAGGTGGTTccaggttccaggtggttaCACTGAAGGtgggcttgggtggtgatatgggccctaatatgcccaccactataaatcAAGTTACCTGcgccattaaccctttcagtactaggacgtatttttaccttgagttttgggtatcattaaacggttttattgacatcaggaagggtctgtggaggttaaaagcttaatggccaaagtcttcactatttaaatcgtTAGGTAAGTTAGTTAAGTTAGTTTCTGAaggtaagtttctgaagataagttagttaagttaagttagttaagtttctgaaggtacaGTAAGTTagttaagtttctgaaggtaagttagttaagtttctgaaggtaagttagttaagtttctgaaggtacaGTAAGTTAGTTAAGTttgtgaaggtgtataaaatcaccaaatagtaagcagaatgaatatatctgaaaacgtgtcatggtgttGGACGAAAGCtaaacagcacttcccacatacTCTTCCAATaggcctacaggcgctataggccttaacgtaaaaaaaaaaaaaaaaattcccgttACTAACAGATTATGTGTTCGTTACTAATAGCGACAAAACAACAGCAAGACACAACACTGATACGATACAGACTAAAGACACGCACCCAGCACCATACAAAACCTGCCTTGGAAACACGTGTCACTTCACCTCCAGCCTCTGAGGAGTAGTGAAGGTGTCGCCACGAAATATTTTGCTTCAAGACATTCTGTTCCATTTTGTTTGACTAtaacttctcattctcttcagacctgctcgggaactggcatctaagtggggacttttttttttttttcttttacatcatttttagttatcCTTTGCcagattttccctctttccttttactctctttctcggacctgctcggggactagcatctcttttcatcatttttagttGTCTTTGGTAGTAGATGCCTTGGCAGCATCATGGGGTACCGCTGGTATGACttgtgtcaaatcagcgattgctccGTCAGACTGATTCGAGGCGCATTACCAGCACATCCGTCACCGCCAGCTGTGACTGTACgggcatgtggcacgctacACGGTTGTCTCCGAgagggataacccagcatggaggaggccaaggggacgtccacagaactcatggctgcggcAAGTCGATACCTCCTGCTGGGTTACTTGGCacgggaagggagcctgcatggagactcgcgAGGCGTGACCGCCTGGAGTGATGCCATACGGTAGGCGAGGCGACGCGCCCACCGGCGTATGCTCCCCCATGattcattgattgattgatttaccagatttttccctctcctctcattcactcagagctgctcgggaactggcatctaagtggggtCTTCTATTTATATCTCTTTATAGTCACCCATCACCagatcttccctctcctctcactcactcagacctgctcgggaactggcaaATAAGTGGAGCCTTTTTTACATCATTCACGTCACCCCTGACCACATTTTCCCCTTGttacatgaaagaagaagaagaagaagcagaagaagaaaagcaagcgCCCTTACCTCAAGTTTTGATCCAGTGGGGAAGTTAATGAACCTTCTCTTCCTGTACTTGGCGATCTTGCTCTCCGCTGGGATGTTCTGCAACCACTCGGGGGTCAACAAGTCATCCTGCAGCGCCACGCCCCTGGAGGACGCCCCTAGAGGACCCACCGCCATACTTTCCTTCGCCTGCGCctccgccagcaccaccaccaccaccaccaccgatgtCAACAAACTCATCTCGACTCCACAGAAAACGGGTAAGTTGTGAGTTTTGACGTAGAGTTTCCGTTCTTATATACGCGAATGTCTAATGGTTTCCCCTCCCATTATGTCCTTTCATTTGGCTCTGAATGGGATTGAGGGCAAAGATGATTAGGATTGGGGGTCTAGGAGGGGCCGGGGGGGTCTTAGGGGAGTCTTACGGGGGTCTTATGGGGTTTAGGGGGGTAGGGATGGTAAGGGAAGGTTAAAACGGTAAATTgattgcttctgtgtttccttgttcgttgctctctctctctctctctctctctctctctctctctctctctctctctctctctctctctctctctctctctctctctctctctctctctctcgattagtTAATGAGAGGCAGGTACACGGTGATGTTACCTGTTgttactgtcctcctcctcctcctcctcctcctcctcctcctcctcctcctcctcctcctcctcctcttcctcgtcttcctcctcctcctcctttatcttcttaattttcttgttttgtttcttcttattttctacttttcttcatcatcatcaacttcttctttcttctttttcttcttcttcttcttttttcttcttcttcttattattattattattattattattattattattattattattattattattattattattattattattattattattattattgttatcattatttttatcgtacttctcttcctactcttcctcatcctttcttcttatttttttcttcttcttcgttctcttcctcttccttattgttgttgttgttgttgttgttgttgttgttgttgttgttgttgttgttgttgttgttgttattgttgtcattgtcgtCGTTAATGTTGTTAGTGtaccttttcttctcccactttcttctcctcctcctcctcctcctccgcctcacaATACTAAACTGTCTAGAACTTCATTCAAATCAAATTTAAAACGTCatttgctaacctaacctaacgaacaATAATAACGTGATAacgatcaacacacacacacacacacacacacacacacacaatatatatatatatatatatatatatatatatatatatatatatatatatatatatatatatatatatatatatatatatatatatatatgtgtgtgtgtgtgtgtgtgtgtgtgtgtgtataaatgagTATATATTTGCTTATGTATGTGTACACATGTGCATGCGTGTGGTTTTGTGTAGGTATATgtaagtttgtgtgtttatgtatgtcttCGTGTATTGTAACATTTTACTTGTTTTCAATGTAGGTCTTTCAGTCAtagatttattcttttttttttttttttctcctaatgATCCGTAGTGGAGTTTCGGCTCAACGGATCCATAATTCTCGGTACAATAAATATCCATGTATATTACAATCACTGTGTATCGCTTGCTGACatcaaggaaaaaattataaaaaaaaaaaaaaatatcctcctcttcctcctcctcttcttcttccttcttttacataCCCTAACAAcatatcacaacaacaacaacaacaacaacaacaacaatagtgaaGGGGGAGACTAACATATTTTCGCATCCTCGGGAGAAATCTcacggaaaagaaaacggaaggaagacaaaattaaGGAAGATTATAAAAAATTGCCCAATTATCGACAATATCACCCGgaccgcctctcctcctccgtaaCCCACTAACCTAATGCTGCGTCCGCCTCCGTAGCCCTATCTAGACCTATTAAATTCAGTCCCTGGGAAGGAAAAAGGTCCGTTTCATAGGTAGTACTAATTATTTGGAGGTACGGTAATGTCTCAGGTGTGGTACGAGAGTTCAGGATGCGTACGGTAGTGTCTGGAGGAGAGAAATGTTGTACGGTAATGTTTCAGATGGTACGATAGTTCAGAATGCGTACGATAGTGTGTGGGTACGGTAATGTCTCAGATGGTACGATAGTTAAGAATGCGTACGATAGTGTGTGGGTACGGTAATGTCTCAGATGGTACGATAGTTCAGAATGCGTACGATAGTGTGTGGGTACGGTAATGTCTCAGATGGTACGATAGTTAAGAATGTACGTACGATGTCTCAGATGGTATGATAGTTAAGAATGCGTACGGTACGGTGATGTCTCAGATGGTACGATAGTTCAGAATGCGTATGAT
It contains:
- the LOC123518249 gene encoding uncharacterized protein LOC123518249 produces the protein MSLLTSVVVVVVVLAEAQAKESMAVGPLGASSRGVALQDDLLTPEWLQNIPAESKIAKYRKRRFINFPTGSKLELEIVLTVPTEGLSDSGTIVVENDLVFNLPNSSHVHYYTGRSLEPGPQRLDLFSRVEDFLKGWGFDGHVCTLKAICEVAELPFDHGLLGEVVNLVLRAMGASHNDIEGVEEVPEDEYALAYYYGRHHGSCAALYPECPISVANIVSKVMPV